One part of the Rutidosis leptorrhynchoides isolate AG116_Rl617_1_P2 unplaced genomic scaffold, CSIRO_AGI_Rlap_v1 contig115, whole genome shotgun sequence genome encodes these proteins:
- the LOC139881111 gene encoding LOW QUALITY PROTEIN: acylamino-acid-releasing enzyme-like (The sequence of the model RefSeq protein was modified relative to this genomic sequence to represent the inferred CDS: inserted 1 base in 1 codon), with product MDASKVTQLPVGLDETTEDEYAAQSKLLQEFTDISTIDKAWVFKSGDGNVSQAMFSVSQANLFANKRRKFIQSANISKENSSVNFQWTPFPVEMTGVATIVPSPSGSKLLVVRNPENDSPTQFEVWSQSQLEKEFRVPQSIHGSVYADKWLVEGISWNSDEKLIAYVAEEPSPPKPTFNEQGYKXGGSSDKDSNSWKGLGDWEEDWGETYAGKRQPALFVLDITGLFGEASVVKGIAKSLSVGQVVWAPSTEGKDQYLVFVGWSPNPRKLGMVYCYNRPCALYAVRVSICKSEADLPEFKVGATEDSLVTNLTQNISSAFFPRFRFSDGKFLVFLSAKGSVDSGAHSATGSLHRIEWPTDEKLIPPAKIVDVVSVVQCPKEDGFPGLYGSSFLSNLWLPDGQTIVLSSYWGSREVILSVNVLSGDVIRVTPSDSDFSWRLLTIDGENIIAVSSSPVDIPQLKYGFIEKATKDVSWSWLDVSSPIKKSSDKVTSLLSSRQFSILKIPVKDVSSCLTEGAKKPYEAIFVSSKSKKGDKCDPLIVVLHGGPHAVSLTSYLKSYAFLSSLGYSLLIVNYRGSLGFGEEALQSLPGKVGSQDVNDVLAAIDHVIELGLATPHNICVVGGSHGGFLTTHLIGQAPDKFAAACARNPVCNLAYMVGTTDIPDWCYVETFGAEGKALFTEAPTSEHLALFHSRSPIAHISKVKTPTLLLLGALDLRVPVSNGIHFSRALKEKGVEVKVIVFPNDVHGIDRPQSDFESFLNIGVWFKKYCK from the exons ATGGATGCTTCTAAAGTTACCCAATTACCGGTCGGATTGGATGAAACTACAGAGGACGAGTATGCTGCTCAGTCTAAGTTACTTCAAGAGTTCACCGATATCTCCACCATTGATAAAGCTTGGGTTTTCAAGAGTGGAGATG GAAATGTATCACAGGCGATGTTTTCAGTCAGCCAAGCAAACCTTTTCGCAAATAAGAGGAGGAAGTTTATTCAATCTGCCAATATTTCAAAAGAGAACAGCTCCGTGAACTTTCAATGGACCCCATTCCCTGTGGAAATGACGGGTGTGGCCACAATTGTTCCATCGCCATCTGGTTCAAAGCTTCTCGTCGTCCGGAACCCTGAAAATGATTCTCCTACCCAGTTTGAAGTTTGGAGTCAGTCGCAGTTGGAAAAGGAGTTCCGTGTCCCTCAATCTATTCATGGCTCAGTATATGCTGATAAATGGTTA GTTGAGGGAATCTCTTGGAACTCAGACGAAAAACTTATAGCTTATGTTGCTGAGGAACCAAGTCCTCCCAAGCCAACCTTCAATGAACAAGGCTACA GTGGTGGTTCCTCCGATAAGGACTCTAACAGTTGGAAAGGTCTGGGAGATTGGGAGGAGGATTGGGGAGAAACCTATGCTGGGAAAAGGCAGCCTGCTCTCTTTGTCCTGGACATAACAGGTCTTTT TGGAGAGGCATCAGTCGTTAAAGGGATTGCAAAGTCTCTGAGTGTTGGTCAAGTTGTGTGGGCTCCATCTACTGAAGGAAAAGATCAATATTTGGTTTTTGTTGGATGGTCTCCAAATCCAAGAAAGCTTGGGATGGTCTACTGCTATAATAGACCATGTGCCTTATATGCTGTCAGGGTGTCGATTTGTAAATCTGAAGCCGATTTACCTGAATTCAA AGTTGGAGCAACTGAAGATTCTCTTGTAACTAACCTTACACAAAATATAAGTAGTGCTTTTTTCCCGCGCTTCAGGTTT TCAGACGGAAAATTCCTGGTGTTTTTGTCTGCTAAGGGTTCTGTGGATTCTGGAGCGCATTCTGCGACTGGCTCACTTCATCGAATCGAATGGCCAACTGATGAAAAGTTGATCCCACCTGCTAAAATTGTTGATGTG GTTTCTGTCGTCCAGTGTCCCAAGGAAGATGGCTTCCCAGGTCTTTATGGTTCAAGTTTCCTCAGTAATCTGTGGCTTCCTGATGGACAAACTATCGTTTTATCTTCCTATTGGGGTAGCCGTGAAGTAATCCTTTCAGTAAATGTACTGAG TGGCGATGTCATTCGTGTTACCCCCAGTGATTCAGATTTTTCATGGCGTCTTCTTACCATTGATGGGGAAAACATAATTGCAG TCTCTAGCAGTCCTGTAGATATTCCTCAACTAAAATACGGTTTTATTGAGAAAGCCACTAAAGATGTCTCATGGAGTTGGTTGGATGTGTCAAGCCCAATAAAAAAAAGCTCAGATAAG GTTACATCATTGCTCTCATCTCGACAGTTCAGTATATTGAAGATTCCAGTCAAAGATGTATCAAGCTGCCTAACAGAAG GTGCAAAAAAACCTTATGAAGCAATTTTTGTATCTTCCAAGTCTAAGAAGGGTGATAAATGTGATCCACTAATTGTGGTTCTGCATGGCGGTCCTCATGCCGTTTCTTTGACAAGTTACTTAAAGTCATACGCGTTTCTTTCTTCACTTGGTTACAGTTTGTTGATTGTAAATTATAG AGGTTCGCTGGGTTTTGGTGAGGAAGCATTGCAATCTCTTCCAGGGAAAGTTGGGTCCCAG GATGTAAATGATGTATTAGCAGCTATAGATCATGTCATTGAGTTGGGTCTGGCCACTCCACATAATATTTGTGTTGTTGGTGGTTCCCATGGCGGCTTTCTTACCACTCACTTGATAGGCCAG GCTCCAGATAAGTTTGCAGCAGCATGTGCAAGGAATCCTGTTTGTAACCTAGCATACATGGTTGGTACCACAGACATCCCTGATTGGTGCTACGTGGAAACATTTGGAGCTGAGGGGAAAGCTCTCTTTACAGAAGCTCCTACATCTGAGCACCTGGCTCTTTTCCACAGCAGATCTCCAATTGCACACATATCAAAG GTCAAGACACCTACTCTTCTCCTCTTGGGCGCTCTGGATCTTCGTGTTCCAGTATCCAATGGGATCCAT TTTTCTCGAGCTTTAAAGGAGAAGGGAGTTGAGGTGAAGGTCATAGTGTTTCCAAATGACGTTCATGGAATTGACAG ACCACAATCTGACTTTGAGAGCTTTCTGAATATCGGGGTGTGGTTCAAGAAGTATTGCAAGTGA